Part of the Gemmatimonadota bacterium genome, TGGCCCGCATCATAGAAGTCAGTTTCAAGGGCAATCGGAGGGATTACTTCGCCTCCTCGCTGAGCGAAGTCACGCCCCGAGATTACGTCATAGTCGAGGCCGACCGGGGCGAGGACCTGGGGCGGGTCACGGCGACGGGGGCCATCGCCGAGCGGAAGTGCTCGGGCTGCAGTACGGGCTGCGCCGCTCCGGTCCCCGAGTTGCGAGTGCTACGTCTCGCTTCCACGGACGAGTTGGGCCGCTCGCGCACGCTGCGGGCGGATGAGGCGCGCGTTCGGAGCTTGACGCGCGACAAGGTCGAGCGCCACGGCCTCAAGATGAAGGTCACCGAGGCCGAATGGCAGTTCGACCGGAACAAGCTCACCATCTACTTCACCGCGGAGCGACGGGTCGATTTCCGGGAGTTGGTCCGGGACCTCGCGCGCGCGTTCCGTACGCGCATTGAGCTCAAGCAGATCGGCGTGCGGGACGAGGCCGCGCTTTTGGGCGGCGTCGGCCGCTGCGGTCGCGAGCTTTGTTGCTCCACGTGGCTGCGCGAATTGAAGCCGGTAAGCTTGCAGCTCGCCAAGGACCAGCGTCTGTCGCTGAACCCAGCGCAGATCTCGGGGTGCTGCGGCCGCCTGATGTGCTGCCTCACCTACGAGCACGACGCCTACGTCGAGGCTCGCCGCCGCTTCCCACGGGAGGGCAAGACGCTGCGCACCTCGCGCGGCGAGGAGCGCGTGCTCAGCGTCGACATCTGGGGCGAGCGCATCCAGCTTCGAGCCGCGGACGGAACGCACCGGATCGCGACCCTGGAGGAACTCCGCGGAGACGTCGCGTCGACGGAGGACGGCGGGGCCCAAGGTTCATGAGCCGAACCGGCACCTACTACGTCACGACGGCGATCGACTACGCCAACGGCTTACCCCACCTCGGCCACGCGCTGGAGAAGATCGGCGCGGACGCCATCGCTCGCTATCACCGGCTCAAAGGCGAAGAAGTGCACTTCGTCATGGGCATGGACGAGCACGGCCAGAACATCATCCAGAGCGCGGAGCGCGCGGGGCTCGAACCTCAGGAATGGGTCGACCGGATAGCCGAGGCCTTCCGGGCCGCATGGGAGGCGCTCCTCATCAGCCACGACGACTTCATTCGCACCACCGAAGCCCGGCACCACCGCGCAGTTCAGGATGTGATCCGCCGCATCGACGCGGCCGGCGACCTGTACCGTGGCACGTACGAGGGCTGGTACTGCATCCGCTGCGAGGCCTTCAAGTCCGAGGATGATCTGGAAGGCGAGGGCGATGGACTGCGGTGTCCGCTCCACCCGTCGCGGCAGATCCAGTGGACGGTCGAGGAGAACTGGTTCTTCCGCCTGTCGGCTTACCGGGACCCGCTCCTGGCTCTCCTGGACGAGCGGCCGGAGTTCATCCAGCCCGAGATTCGGCGCAACGAAATCCGGCGAGTCCTCGAGGGCGGGCTACAGGATCTGTCCGTATCGCGCGCGATCTCATGGGGTGTCCCGTGGCCCGACAGCGAAGGCGAAACCGCCTACGTGTGGATCGATGCGCTGATCAATTACCTGGCCGCGACCGGCTATCCGGAGTCCGGATACGAGCGCTACTGGCCCGCGGACCTGCACGTCATCGGCAAGGACATCACCCGGTTCCACTGCGTCTACTGGCCCGCGTTCCTGATGAGCGCCCAGATCGCGCTTCCCAAAACCGTGTGGGCGCACGGATTCGTCGGCTACGGAGGGCGCCGACTGTCCAAGTCGGAAGGCGTGAGCTTCGACCTGGACGAGGCCATCGAACGCCACGGACCCGAAGCCCTTCGGTATTACCTGCTGCGTGAGGTCCCCTGGGACTCGGACGGAGACATCACTCGTGAGCGCTTCGACGAGCGCTACACCGCGGAGCTGGCCAACGACGTCGGCAACCTGGTCAACCGCGCGCTGTCGATGGTGGAGCGGTACCGGGCGGGTGTCGTCCCCGGCGCCGGACCGACAGAGTTGGACGAGCGCGCCGCCGAGCTGCTCGAAGATTACGTCGCGGCGATGGACGCGCACCTGCTCCACGAGGGCCTGCAGGCGGCGTTCGACCTGGCGTCCGCCGCCAACGGATTCGTCACCGCGCGGGAGCCGTGGGCGCTGGCCAAGGATACGGAACGCGCCGACGACCTGGACGCGGTGCTTCGTTCGCTCGTGCACACACTCGCCACGCTGAGCACCATGCTCGCCCCGTACCTGCCCCTCAAGATGGCCTCCTTGGCGAATCGCCTCGGCTTGCCCGCCGTGCCGCTCGTTGGCGACCTGGGAAGGCTGGATCTGGCGGGCAAAAAGGTCGAGCGCGGTGACATTTTGTTTCCGCGGCCGGAGTGAACGCCGGGGTAGAAGGAACGCACGCAACGCCGCGCGGCACTTTGACATGCGCGAGTCTGACTGCCGTGGCCAGGAACTTGACCTATCCAGACCGCACCAGTACAATCCGGGCGCTTTTCCACAGAGTAGCTCGCAGGTTTTCGCTGGTTCCGGGCGCTGAGGCCCGGGGCCGATTACACAGGCCAGGCGGACAGGTATGTCGGCACGACGCCACTGGACATTGATGATCGTGCCGGATGGAGACACGGAGGCGCGGCAGCTGCGCGTCTCACGCGGCTTCATTCGGCTGGTCCTGGGGGCGGCCGCCCTCGTCCTGGGCGTAATGGCCATGTTGTCGGCCGGGTTTCTCGTCAAGGAATCTCAGCGGTCCAAGGCGGTGCGCCTCGCCAGCGAAAACGCCCTCCTGGAAAACCAGATGGACCAGCTTCGGGGTCGCATGACGGAGCTGGAGGGTGAGCTCGGCGGCTTGTGGGGTCAGGACGAACAGTACCGGCTCCTGGCCGGGTTGGAGCCGCTCGATGAGGGCGTTCGCCGCGCCGGGATCGGCGGTCCGGGATCGGATCGTTCGTCCCCGGCCGACCTGGAGCGACTGAACCCGCGCATGGGTCGGCTGGCGCGCACCGCGAAGACCAACGTCTCGACGATGGTACGCAGGGCACAATTGCTCTCGTCCAGTTGGGACGAAGCGTCCAGGGCCCTGTCCGCCACGCATGAGCGCATGCGCGCGACCCCGTCGATCTTGCCCACGGATGGGCGCATCTCCAGCGTGTTCAGCCACAGTCGACTGCACCCCATTCTGGACGTCGCCCGCCCCCACAGGGGCGTGGACGTCACCGCGCCGATGGGGACGCCCATCATCTCCACCGCGGCGGGCCGGGTTACCTTCGTGGGCCGGCAGGGTGGCTACGGCAACATGGTCGAAGTGGACCATGGCTACGGCGTTCGCACGCGTTACGCCCACGCCTCCAAGCTGCTCGTGCGCCGCGGCCAGAAGGTGGAGCGGGGCGAGACGATCGCCGAGGTGGGCAGCACCGGGTTGTCGGCTGCGCCGCACGTGCATTACGAGGTCTGGGTCAGCGGCCGGGCGATCGACCCGAGGCGCTACATCCTCGAACTCGATGTCCTGCCGGATTGAGAATCCCGATACTTGAATATCGATGACCGCCGCCTCGTTGCTTGAAAACGCAACGAGGCGGTTCTAGCTTCCACAGCTTGCGACGCGCACTGCCACGAACAGCGCCTCTTCAGGATCGGAGAGAGCCCGAAAAATGAAGCGAACAACTCTTGGAGTCCTCCTGCTGGCCACGGCCTGCGGGAGCACGGAGTTCTCCGTCGACGCTCGTCTCGCGAACGCGGACGGCGAACCGACCGCCATCGGCAACCTGGAAATCCAGCTGCTCCCCTACGACCGCGACGCCATCTTCGCGGAGTTCGAGGCCATGGCTTCGGCCCCGGAGCCGGCGGTGCCGGATTCGGTCTTGCGGCTGCAGCAGGCCATGGCGTCGGCGCAGGACGAGTGGCAGCAGGCCGAATCCCGCTGGAACATCGTGCGGGACAGTCTTAAGACGCTTTCGGAACGCCTCGCCAACATGAACCGTACCTCGGGAGAGTATCGCGTCGCCTTCAATGCGTTCGGTGATTTGGAGGGTCAGGAGCAACGCCTGGATCGGCAGTCCAAGCAGGCGTTCGACCGCTTCTCGGATCTCCAGACACAGGTTACAGCCGCCACCGACGAGATTCGGGTGCGACGCGCGCAGTGGGCCGACGAAGCGTTCGTTGGCGTCGATTCGGCGATCGGCGTAGCGCTCGAACAGGCCGGGCGCGAGGAGATGTACGATACCACGACCGCGACCGGGGCGGTGATGTTCGTTCCGGCGGCGGGCAGTTGGTGGGTGCACGCTCGCCACGAGTTGCCGTTCGAGGAGCTTTACTGGAACGTTCCCGCCGAGGTTGCCGGCGGCGATTCGTCGGGCGTGGTACTGAATCGCGACAACGCGCAGGTACGGCCCAAGCTGTAACGACGCCTCCCAGCCGCGCCGCGCCGAGGTCTACTCCGGCGCGGCCGACTCGGCCGGCACGGGCCGTGCGTTCCGTCGACGCACGGCCCGTTCGTTTCTCTCGTAGGCCTTGTACCTCGACTTCGAACATGACCTCACCCGACCGGGACACAATGCGGCTCGAGCTGGACGACGGCATCGCCTGGCTCGTTTTCGAGCGGCCTGACGCCAAGGTCAACCTGCTGACCGAGGCCGTGCTGGGTCGGCTGGACGAGCTACTGGGGGACATCGAGCGCCACGCCGCGGCGCGTACGGTGGGCGCGGTGGTGGTGCGGAGCGGCAAGCCGGGCACTTTCATCGCGGGCGCCGACGTGGACGCCATCAAGGCGGTGGAGGATCCTGCGATCGGGGCCGGGCTCGCCGCCGCGGGCCAGGCGATCTTCACCCGGCTGGAGGGCCTGCCGGTACCCACAGTCGTCGCCATCGACGGAGCCTGCATGGGTGGCGGAACCGAACTCGCGCTGGCCTGCACTTACCGCATCGCCAGCGACTCGGAGCGCACCAAGATCGCGCTGCCCGAGGTGCGGCTGGGTATCCTTCCCGGGTTCGGCGGTACCACCCGACTACCGCGCCTGGTGGGCCTCCGGGCGGCGCTGGACATGATCCTCACCGGCAAGAACGTGCGCCCCGCCAAGGCCCGACGGATCGGCCTGGTCGACGAGGTCGTCTCCGCGGCGATACTCCATACGCGCGCGGCCGAAGTCGCGCGTGCGTTCGCCGATGGTGACGCCCCACCGGCACGGCCGAGCCGCGGATTGGCGGCGCGCCTGCTGGAGGACACCGCGCCGGGCCGACGCCT contains:
- the metG gene encoding methionine--tRNA ligase, whose product is MSRTGTYYVTTAIDYANGLPHLGHALEKIGADAIARYHRLKGEEVHFVMGMDEHGQNIIQSAERAGLEPQEWVDRIAEAFRAAWEALLISHDDFIRTTEARHHRAVQDVIRRIDAAGDLYRGTYEGWYCIRCEAFKSEDDLEGEGDGLRCPLHPSRQIQWTVEENWFFRLSAYRDPLLALLDERPEFIQPEIRRNEIRRVLEGGLQDLSVSRAISWGVPWPDSEGETAYVWIDALINYLAATGYPESGYERYWPADLHVIGKDITRFHCVYWPAFLMSAQIALPKTVWAHGFVGYGGRRLSKSEGVSFDLDEAIERHGPEALRYYLLREVPWDSDGDITRERFDERYTAELANDVGNLVNRALSMVERYRAGVVPGAGPTELDERAAELLEDYVAAMDAHLLHEGLQAAFDLASAANGFVTAREPWALAKDTERADDLDAVLRSLVHTLATLSTMLAPYLPLKMASLANRLGLPAVPLVGDLGRLDLAGKKVERGDILFPRPE
- the ricT gene encoding regulatory iron-sulfur-containing complex subunit RicT: MARIIEVSFKGNRRDYFASSLSEVTPRDYVIVEADRGEDLGRVTATGAIAERKCSGCSTGCAAPVPELRVLRLASTDELGRSRTLRADEARVRSLTRDKVERHGLKMKVTEAEWQFDRNKLTIYFTAERRVDFRELVRDLARAFRTRIELKQIGVRDEAALLGGVGRCGRELCCSTWLRELKPVSLQLAKDQRLSLNPAQISGCCGRLMCCLTYEHDAYVEARRRFPREGKTLRTSRGEERVLSVDIWGERIQLRAADGTHRIATLEELRGDVASTEDGGAQGS
- a CDS encoding M23 family metallopeptidase — encoded protein: MSARRHWTLMIVPDGDTEARQLRVSRGFIRLVLGAAALVLGVMAMLSAGFLVKESQRSKAVRLASENALLENQMDQLRGRMTELEGELGGLWGQDEQYRLLAGLEPLDEGVRRAGIGGPGSDRSSPADLERLNPRMGRLARTAKTNVSTMVRRAQLLSSSWDEASRALSATHERMRATPSILPTDGRISSVFSHSRLHPILDVARPHRGVDVTAPMGTPIISTAAGRVTFVGRQGGYGNMVEVDHGYGVRTRYAHASKLLVRRGQKVERGETIAEVGSTGLSAAPHVHYEVWVSGRAIDPRRYILELDVLPD